Proteins from a single region of Haloterrigena alkaliphila:
- a CDS encoding CbiX/SirB N-terminal domain-containing protein, with product MIDGTLIVIGRETGESNKTIETHVGRLRERDIANTVRAERFDETQNPAIDGDGRTDDNDEEVFVVPMSLVETNETRTTVPRVASAISDAACLCGPIGQNPAITDAIADRAAEQLEPGPDVSLVLVGLGSSSMPHERLTIEYHERRLRDQTGYGEVTSAYLVQDPAVECARYNATNDRIVVVPVFITPSTTTEEEIPAKLELDRDDVKYTDPLGTHPRVTDAIHSEVAKQHVLQICVDGSGSPPVGPLNESTGPAANEGMGSSR from the coding sequence ATGATCGATGGAACACTAATTGTGATCGGAAGAGAGACGGGAGAGTCAAACAAGACGATAGAGACACACGTTGGCCGACTGCGGGAGCGGGATATCGCAAACACGGTTCGGGCTGAACGGTTCGATGAAACCCAGAACCCCGCGATTGACGGTGATGGTCGGACTGACGACAACGACGAGGAAGTGTTCGTCGTGCCGATGAGTCTGGTGGAGACAAACGAAACGAGAACGACGGTTCCCAGAGTGGCGAGCGCAATCAGCGACGCGGCCTGTCTCTGTGGGCCGATCGGTCAGAATCCGGCGATCACAGACGCTATAGCCGACCGAGCCGCCGAACAACTCGAACCTGGTCCCGACGTGTCTCTCGTCTTGGTTGGCCTCGGCAGCAGCTCAATGCCCCACGAGCGGTTGACAATTGAGTATCACGAACGCCGACTCCGCGACCAGACCGGCTACGGGGAGGTCACGTCCGCATATCTGGTGCAAGACCCTGCCGTCGAGTGCGCCCGCTACAATGCCACTAACGACCGGATCGTGGTAGTCCCCGTCTTCATCACCCCCTCCACTACGACCGAAGAGGAGATTCCGGCGAAACTCGAACTTGACCGCGACGACGTCAAGTACACCGACCCTCTCGGAACCCATCCGCGAGTCACCGACGCGATTCACTCGGAAGTAGCGAAACAGCATGTGCTCCAGATCTGCGTTGACGGCTCTGGATCTCCGCCTGTCGGTCCCTTGAACGAATCCACCGGTCCCGCCGCGAATGAGGGCATGGGATCGTCCCGCTAA
- a CDS encoding TrmB family transcriptional regulator, with product MENKTSMYLKELGLSEYEAHAYACLLQRGISTAQEVSDGADVPQPRVYDALDELAQKGFVNVQPGRPKKFGPVDPDAAIEHFCEFKQRQYDEELSRVERLGEQLTDTLEDRTRPAERSEICWTYSDRHRILEKLCELTTTATSEIRMITTPISFERILNHHVEDLAQKAEEGVSIQAVISDDGTVSGSIYDRAEEIMDIRRVETIEGRIYLYDNGHVLVAFAASDTDGYVGISTTSDTLYKTQSQLFDLLWKNGRKASYRPAGAAQTGDDVA from the coding sequence ATGGAGAACAAGACGTCGATGTACCTCAAGGAGCTCGGATTATCAGAATACGAGGCACACGCATACGCGTGTCTCTTGCAACGCGGTATCTCGACTGCACAAGAGGTCTCCGACGGCGCCGACGTTCCCCAACCGCGAGTGTACGATGCGCTCGACGAACTCGCACAGAAAGGCTTCGTCAACGTCCAGCCGGGTCGGCCGAAAAAGTTCGGACCGGTCGACCCCGATGCCGCGATCGAGCACTTCTGCGAGTTCAAACAGCGCCAGTACGACGAAGAGTTGTCTCGAGTAGAGCGACTCGGCGAGCAACTCACGGACACCCTTGAGGACAGAACGCGACCGGCGGAACGTTCGGAAATCTGCTGGACGTACTCCGATCGCCACCGTATCCTCGAGAAACTCTGCGAGCTCACGACCACGGCGACGTCGGAGATCAGAATGATAACGACGCCCATCAGCTTCGAACGAATTCTCAACCATCACGTGGAGGACCTGGCACAGAAGGCCGAGGAGGGAGTATCGATTCAGGCGGTCATCTCGGACGACGGAACGGTGTCCGGTTCGATCTACGATCGCGCCGAAGAGATCATGGACATCCGACGGGTCGAAACCATCGAGGGTCGGATCTACCTCTACGATAACGGCCACGTGCTAGTTGCGTTCGCCGCCAGCGATACCGACGGCTACGTCGGTATCTCGACCACGAGCGATACGCTATACAAGACGCAATCACAGCTGTTCGATCTCCTCTGGAAGAACGGACGGAAAGCGAGTTACCGGCCTGCCGGGGCCGCACAAACGGGAGACGACGTCGCCTAA
- a CDS encoding sulfite exporter TauE/SafE family protein, which yields MEPAMLARVDLALFFGIGVLGGAHCIGMCGPVVSMYDDARSRGPSSGRLSTRAIYQHSLFNIGRTTGYATLGGLFGALGSVLYLTMETLLSVTNAIRGSVGVVLGVLIICHGIGSVVGRHGSVLHKLPIPGLSIDRLVNDASNRLGRIADGPGIVGLGLVHGLVPCPMLYAAFVYVFAVGSPTVGIAALAAFGLGTVPAVFLYGTALGSLDPIRRARLHRVLGVAFVILGYVLFAHGVMALGVHLPHPQLPHYSPTELQGGGHQ from the coding sequence ATCGAACCGGCGATGCTGGCGCGCGTCGACCTAGCGCTGTTCTTCGGGATCGGCGTTCTCGGCGGCGCCCATTGTATCGGAATGTGTGGCCCAGTCGTCTCGATGTACGACGACGCGCGGTCGCGCGGGCCCTCGAGCGGCCGGCTCTCGACACGGGCGATATATCAACATAGTCTGTTCAACATCGGCCGAACGACGGGTTATGCGACACTCGGCGGGCTGTTCGGAGCGCTAGGTAGCGTCCTCTATCTGACGATGGAGACACTGCTATCAGTTACGAATGCGATCCGCGGGTCGGTCGGCGTCGTCCTCGGTGTGCTCATCATCTGCCATGGAATCGGTTCCGTGGTCGGCCGGCATGGAAGCGTCCTTCACAAGCTTCCGATCCCGGGACTTTCGATAGATCGGCTCGTGAACGATGCCTCGAATCGACTCGGTCGCATCGCCGACGGGCCGGGTATCGTCGGTCTGGGTCTGGTTCACGGCCTCGTTCCGTGCCCGATGCTGTATGCGGCGTTCGTCTACGTATTCGCTGTCGGTTCTCCCACGGTCGGCATCGCTGCGCTCGCCGCGTTCGGTCTCGGGACCGTCCCGGCGGTCTTTCTCTACGGAACCGCGCTCGGCTCACTCGATCCGATCCGGAGGGCCCGACTGCACCGCGTCCTCGGCGTCGCGTTCGTTATCCTCGGCTACGTGCTGTTCGCACACGGGGTAATGGCGCTCGGCGTCCATCTCCCTCACCCGCAATTGCCACATTATTCACCTACTGAGCTGCAGGGCGGAGGCCACCAGTAA
- a CDS encoding diphosphomevalonate decarboxylase has product MKATALAHPIQGLIKYHGLRDESRNIPYHDSISMCTAPSKTETTVEFGHYENTCFVNGEEIDREGYERVMTVLDRVRRLAGFEQGARVESHNTFASNVGLGASASAFAALAVAAADAADLDLDRGELSVLARHGAPSAARSVTGGFSQLRTNTTDAECAAERIAAPFEEDIRTVVGLVPEFKHTSHAHEEAPDSHLFDGRLAYIHDALADMQQSIRDGDFETTFKLAERDSLSLLAVTMTGPENWFYWRPETVRLRDIATHLREEEGLPVYFSSDTGATAYLNTTSAHADRVAAEVEALGLESRIWSVGGPAKVIDDHLF; this is encoded by the coding sequence GTGAAAGCGACCGCGCTCGCACACCCGATCCAAGGGCTCATCAAGTATCACGGACTGCGGGACGAATCACGCAACATTCCCTATCACGACTCCATTTCGATGTGCACGGCTCCCTCGAAGACGGAGACAACCGTCGAGTTCGGCCACTACGAGAACACCTGTTTCGTCAATGGTGAGGAGATCGACCGGGAGGGGTACGAGCGGGTGATGACTGTTCTCGACCGCGTGAGACGGCTGGCCGGGTTCGAACAGGGCGCTCGCGTCGAGTCTCACAATACCTTCGCGTCCAACGTGGGGTTGGGCGCGTCTGCGTCCGCGTTCGCGGCGCTCGCGGTCGCGGCGGCCGACGCTGCCGATCTCGACTTGGACCGCGGGGAGCTGTCCGTCCTCGCCCGCCACGGTGCGCCCTCCGCAGCGCGGAGCGTCACAGGCGGGTTCTCCCAGCTCCGGACGAATACGACTGATGCGGAGTGTGCCGCAGAGCGAATCGCCGCGCCATTCGAGGAGGACATTCGGACGGTCGTCGGCCTGGTCCCGGAATTCAAACACACGTCACACGCCCACGAGGAGGCCCCGGACTCGCATCTATTCGACGGACGGCTAGCCTACATCCACGACGCGCTCGCGGACATGCAGCAATCGATCCGTGACGGAGACTTCGAGACAACCTTCAAACTTGCCGAGCGCGACTCACTGAGCCTTCTTGCAGTCACCATGACAGGGCCAGAGAACTGGTTTTACTGGCGGCCGGAAACGGTCCGTCTCCGCGACATCGCAACACACCTTCGGGAGGAGGAGGGGCTCCCGGTGTACTTCTCCTCGGACACTGGTGCGACGGCATACCTGAACACGACTTCCGCACACGCGGACCGTGTCGCGGCGGAAGTCGAGGCACTCGGCCTTGAATCCCGAATCTGGAGCGTCGGTGGCCCAGCAAAGGTCATCGACGACCACCTGTTCTGA
- a CDS encoding GlcG/HbpS family heme-binding protein, giving the protein MDSEQTIRAVTLETATSIIEAAEQRADEIANPMVITVVNPEGNLIAQHRMDDAWLASVDISRNKAFTAASLKMPTHELADPTRPGESLYGLQNTNEGRMVIFGGGYPLERDGEVVGAIGVSGGAVEQDRDVAEAGVREFEDLTS; this is encoded by the coding sequence ATGGACTCAGAACAAACGATACGAGCAGTAACGCTCGAGACGGCAACGTCGATTATCGAGGCAGCCGAACAGCGCGCAGACGAAATAGCGAATCCCATGGTCATCACGGTCGTCAACCCTGAAGGGAACCTCATCGCGCAACATCGAATGGACGACGCGTGGCTCGCGTCGGTCGATATCTCACGAAACAAGGCGTTCACTGCAGCCTCGCTGAAAATGCCGACACACGAGTTAGCTGATCCGACTCGGCCGGGCGAATCACTGTACGGACTCCAGAACACCAACGAAGGTCGAATGGTTATCTTCGGCGGTGGCTATCCGCTCGAGCGAGACGGTGAGGTCGTCGGGGCAATCGGTGTCAGTGGCGGTGCCGTTGAGCAGGATCGAGATGTCGCCGAAGCCGGCGTCCGCGAGTTCGAGGACCTCACGTCGTAG
- a CDS encoding primary-amine oxidase, protein MSKQREPVSVDHPLDQLTAEEIETAADIFEAETDLGSEIQYHNITLEEPPKAVVKEFEPGDTFDRKAAIVAREDGETYEGTVSLTENTVLEYEHLPEAQPAVMPEEIEEAREVVKNDPEWREAAAKRGVENFDHVMVDPWAASGFEPEEHKGKRLCRAISWIRTSENDNGRARPIEGLFAFVDLDEMEVVEIEDNGVPHPDSPLPPEDADYRADRVETRDDYEHLDVVQPDGPSWEVDGNKVEWLDWEMHVDWTAREGLVFHDVKFDDGDESRRVLHRASACEMAVPYGDPDPNHSWKNAFDIGEYHVGRMANRLTEGCDCLGVMKYFDVEMNTIEGEAETLESAICMHEEDDGILWKHTDERKPHTEVRRRRRLVISFIATVYNYDYGFYWYFYPDGSIEAEVRLTGIDSNGVVPADETAEDTYGQYALVAPQVKAPIHQHFFNFRLDFDIDDSPMRAYEVHNEPTGSERNRKNAFRAKETLLERENEARQDIDPLRGRYWRIASSETENSYGRSCGYKLEPHTNVSAPMKPTSSYMERSGFIQNNFWVTPYDEDERFAAGDYPNLNDDTVGLPEWTEQDRSLVDEDLVVWYTQGVNHVPSAEDWPILPVEIASFHLKPEGFLDSNPSISLPPEPCHTEYDITSPDGDCSSGDGCSSADD, encoded by the coding sequence ATGAGTAAGCAACGAGAACCAGTATCTGTCGACCATCCACTCGACCAACTCACTGCCGAGGAAATCGAAACCGCTGCCGACATCTTCGAGGCGGAAACGGATCTCGGCAGCGAGATCCAGTACCACAACATCACGCTCGAAGAGCCGCCCAAGGCCGTCGTTAAGGAGTTCGAACCCGGAGACACGTTCGATCGAAAGGCGGCGATCGTCGCGAGGGAGGACGGCGAGACGTACGAGGGGACCGTTTCGCTTACCGAGAACACCGTCCTCGAGTACGAGCACCTGCCCGAGGCCCAGCCCGCGGTGATGCCCGAAGAGATCGAGGAGGCCCGCGAGGTCGTCAAGAACGATCCCGAGTGGCGGGAGGCGGCGGCCAAGCGCGGCGTCGAGAACTTCGACCACGTCATGGTCGACCCCTGGGCGGCCAGCGGGTTCGAACCGGAGGAACACAAGGGGAAACGCCTCTGTCGAGCGATCTCGTGGATCCGAACGAGCGAGAACGATAACGGGCGGGCACGGCCAATCGAGGGCCTGTTCGCGTTCGTCGACCTCGACGAAATGGAAGTCGTCGAGATCGAGGACAACGGCGTTCCCCATCCGGACAGTCCGCTCCCGCCCGAGGACGCGGACTACCGGGCCGACAGGGTCGAAACCCGGGACGACTACGAGCACCTGGACGTCGTTCAGCCGGACGGCCCCAGCTGGGAGGTCGACGGAAACAAAGTCGAGTGGCTCGACTGGGAAATGCACGTCGACTGGACCGCCCGCGAGGGGCTCGTCTTCCACGACGTCAAATTCGACGACGGCGACGAATCGCGCCGTGTTCTCCACCGCGCGTCCGCCTGTGAGATGGCCGTGCCGTACGGCGATCCAGATCCGAACCACTCTTGGAAGAACGCCTTCGACATCGGCGAGTACCACGTCGGTCGAATGGCCAACCGGCTGACCGAGGGCTGTGACTGCCTCGGCGTCATGAAGTACTTCGACGTCGAAATGAACACGATCGAGGGCGAGGCTGAAACCCTCGAGAGCGCGATATGTATGCACGAGGAGGACGACGGAATCCTCTGGAAACACACCGATGAGCGCAAACCCCACACCGAGGTTCGCCGCCGCCGCCGCCTCGTCATCTCCTTTATCGCGACGGTGTACAACTACGACTACGGGTTCTACTGGTACTTCTACCCCGACGGCAGTATCGAGGCCGAGGTCCGACTGACCGGCATCGACTCGAATGGGGTCGTTCCGGCCGACGAGACCGCCGAAGACACGTACGGCCAGTACGCGCTCGTTGCGCCGCAGGTGAAAGCGCCCATCCACCAGCACTTCTTCAACTTCCGACTGGACTTCGACATCGACGACAGCCCGATGCGTGCCTACGAGGTCCACAACGAACCAACGGGCAGCGAGCGCAACCGGAAGAACGCCTTCCGGGCGAAGGAGACGTTACTGGAGCGTGAGAACGAGGCGCGTCAGGACATCGATCCGCTCCGCGGACGCTACTGGCGGATCGCCAGCAGCGAGACCGAAAACTCCTACGGGCGCAGCTGCGGCTACAAACTCGAGCCCCACACCAACGTCTCCGCACCGATGAAACCGACCTCAAGTTACATGGAACGGTCGGGATTCATCCAGAACAACTTCTGGGTGACGCCGTACGACGAGGACGAACGGTTCGCTGCGGGTGACTATCCGAACCTCAACGACGACACGGTGGGGCTTCCGGAATGGACGGAACAGGATCGATCGCTCGTCGACGAAGACCTCGTGGTCTGGTACACGCAGGGGGTCAATCACGTTCCGAGCGCGGAAGACTGGCCGATCCTGCCGGTCGAAATCGCTAGCTTCCATCTCAAACCCGAGGGATTCCTCGACAGCAACCCGTCGATCTCGCTCCCGCCTGAACCGTGTCACACCGAGTACGACATCACTAGCCCTGACGGCGACTGTTCGTCCGGTGACGGCTGCTCGTCCGCCGACGACTGA
- the hemA gene encoding glutamyl-tRNA reductase, with protein sequence MKFDTISGLRVTHKVADIDDIESLSFGTETEIAERLVENNTVSEAFILHTCHRAEIYVATDEQCTGHDVLRTFASHVSDDAVVTTGHEESLRHLLRVAAGLESMILGEEEILGQMQDAYQAAREAGTLGPLLDTAVMKAIHVGQDARTETAISEGVHSISNVAIKLAARETDLSGSTVLLVGAGSMGTDVGRTVDDTDAERLIVANRTYSRAKELTSGLETVATDVIELDALPAALDEADVVVTATCADDYVVDSEHTEPAQEGVIVDIAQPRDVAPGTTANTGWVSRDLADLKAVINETQLRRRRAAQEVEAIVDRECDRLHEQFKQCHVEEVISSIHSHADRVKSKNLETALSKLDANGGLTEEQRYIVESFADAMVSELLAPPTRSLKEAAVYDEWSTIQAAVHLFDPSADAGTTLLDGTVRMKDDPNGPQMTSGLEND encoded by the coding sequence ATGAAGTTCGACACTATCTCTGGTCTTCGGGTCACACACAAGGTAGCGGACATCGACGACATTGAGTCGTTGTCTTTCGGAACGGAGACCGAGATCGCAGAACGGCTTGTCGAAAACAATACCGTGTCCGAGGCATTCATTCTCCATACTTGCCACCGGGCCGAAATATACGTCGCCACCGATGAGCAGTGTACCGGCCACGACGTCCTACGCACGTTCGCGTCACACGTCAGTGACGACGCCGTCGTCACGACGGGCCACGAGGAGAGCCTGCGTCACTTGCTCCGAGTCGCGGCTGGCCTCGAATCGATGATCCTCGGCGAGGAAGAGATCCTCGGTCAGATGCAGGACGCCTACCAGGCTGCCCGAGAGGCGGGAACGCTCGGCCCACTGCTCGATACGGCGGTAATGAAAGCTATCCACGTTGGACAGGACGCCCGAACGGAGACGGCGATCAGCGAGGGAGTACACTCGATCAGCAACGTAGCGATCAAACTTGCGGCCCGTGAAACAGATCTATCCGGTTCGACCGTGCTTCTGGTCGGCGCCGGATCCATGGGAACGGACGTGGGCCGAACGGTCGACGACACGGACGCGGAGCGGCTGATTGTCGCCAACCGGACGTACTCCCGCGCAAAAGAGCTCACTTCGGGACTGGAAACCGTGGCGACGGACGTAATCGAACTTGATGCGCTCCCGGCCGCCCTTGACGAGGCCGACGTCGTCGTAACGGCGACCTGCGCCGACGACTACGTCGTCGACTCCGAGCACACTGAGCCGGCCCAAGAAGGCGTGATCGTCGATATCGCCCAGCCCCGAGACGTTGCACCTGGTACCACGGCCAACACCGGCTGGGTGAGTCGGGACCTTGCCGACCTCAAAGCGGTGATCAACGAGACGCAACTGCGCCGTCGGCGGGCCGCCCAAGAGGTCGAAGCCATCGTCGACCGAGAGTGCGATCGCTTACACGAGCAGTTCAAGCAATGCCACGTCGAAGAAGTGATCAGTTCCATTCACTCCCACGCCGACCGCGTCAAATCAAAAAATCTCGAGACAGCACTCTCGAAACTGGATGCCAATGGCGGGCTGACCGAAGAGCAACGCTACATCGTCGAGTCGTTCGCCGATGCGATGGTTTCAGAGCTACTCGCCCCGCCGACCCGGAGCCTCAAGGAGGCCGCGGTCTACGACGAGTGGTCGACTATTCAGGCAGCAGTCCACCTATTTGACCCGTCAGCCGACGCCGGCACGACGCTGCTCGACGGGACCGTCCGTATGAAAGACGATCCCAACGGCCCACAGATGACCAGCGGACTCGAAAACGACTGA